TCTCAAGACATTGCCAACTTgcggttttaatttttaaagaactgGCAAATTGCAGTCATGCTTTTCTGAGAGAAAGACCAATGTTAAAACATTACAACCAACTTATACTGAACCTAACAACATTCAGAAGACGGAACTGTATCTCTAAAAAAGTTGTAACAAGCCTATCAAATTTTTTATCGATCGAGTAAAACAAGCTTTCTTTCTGCAAGAACCACCTGCATCTGTTCTTGCAGTTTATCCTGTTCCTACTACTAAACTTTTACTTACATCTACTTCGCCTATTGTTCAAAACCCATTCCGGAAGAAGAGTTTGTTTCAGCGATATTTTGGACCTTTAGTCAAAGTCCAGGGGGACAGTGTGGCAATAGTTTCACATGGTTCAGAGTTCCACATAAATACAACGAAGATTGTTATTATTAAgatgattttgtttgtttattttgtaatatactgaAAATTCTCACAACTGTACTCAATAAACACACATCTTGTTAACttgtacaagttttattatttaataggaatcAAACAAACCTTTACCTTAAAATCCATCCTATTTTACTCGAAAATATCCCTGTGAAAACGCTTTGGAGCATTATGCTAAGGAATAGCATAATGATGTCTAATTCAGATAAGTGCATAGCTTGCATTAAAAATATCTGAATATATATACGAAATAATgccaatgtaatatttatatatatatataaatatatatatatatatatatatatatatatatatatattactattgaATTTCAGACACTATTTATCCtgctgataaaaaaaattaagaattttcagTTACAATATAACCAAATTGAATTActgaattccaaaaatatatattttaacgttATACTAGCAAAacgtaacatatattttatttttattttattttattttaatttctcacATGAAATAACCAGagaacataaaaacaaatcaCTAGTTTTTTCATTCATCATTCAGTTATGTCAGGAATGTTATGTTACGTTAAGTTATgtcaatgttaaataatattgagtagtaaagaatattgtaaaaattccagaaaataatataatttattgtagtaaatataatactatacgATATCGTCTAATATCCTGCCTAAGCTTATAGACCGAAGGTTCGAAACACTTCCAGTCGGTTAAGTCTGTAAACATCAGAGCGCAGCTTGGGTAAACACCGAAGTAACCTGAAAGAAGCGAAAGATAAACTTGCATTAGAGTAAGTTCTAGTTTCCTTACCATAAATTGCTCTCAAAGAATACTTAAACTAATGTTTACTcagaatattttatgtaattgtaCAGTTTACTTAGAAGCCAAGAATTTCATACTTGtgaaaacaaatgtaattttattaaacattacatcattgtttatttcatttaaacatattgctttttaaaaattaaataacgtttCAAAACTAGATGTATATTGATACTGGCTGAaaaggaatattatttttttgtgttattaacttGAAAAGTGTAAAAGTATAGAACTGAAATTCTACAATTctataaaatctattaattagttaagtataaaataaaaaaactaaacttttcgGGTGTGGTTGAATTATTAAGTATGGTTCTTTCGGTTAAAAAATATGGTTCTAAATCATGTTTAATCTTGGATAGTTTATGATAATCCCAACCGTAAAGTATATACGAAGAGCCATAGTCTCGataaatacatgttaataatGGGTCtgcaaattatttatgaaatttttaagctGTATCAATTATGAGCTGTCAACCAtcactgtaaaaatattcacttacaCTTAACCACAAACCCTAGAGAATTCCATATCAGATGGAAAAAGCTGTTCAATGTGTTAAGTTCCAAACATTTTAACGTGAATCAAAATTCAGGCATGTGATGGAATGTGATAGAAGTATATTTTACCCGGTCGGAATAAATAAAAGACCATCCTAACATCCTCGACCACTCTCTTAGGGCAGGATTATCCGGAGTAAGTACCCGTCCTGTCGGGAAACGACATGATACCtcattacatctttaaaatgcgCATTCGGGTAGATATGTTTGTAATAACACTTTTTCACTCTTAGGGCGTAGTCTCAGAATGAAAAGTTCCAACCGAAGGAAAACTTGAtgtcttattatataaatttataacttataatttctCTAGGCAATTAGAAATTTGAAAGAGCCAAGTTgacattatttatgttaatactCGATGCACACCTTGATCGTACTTTAGGCACTGCCTATATTTTTtccttatattaaaattagaatatgcTTTCACGAAAAAATGTTAATTCTTTTTGTGGACGATGAAGCAAAATTACACCTTTCATTCCTATCCACAGACAATAATTAGTCAAGTTCAATACCGAAATTACTGTAATTAAAGTTCTTCTGGTGATTGATgaagatgttaaaataaagtaaatgttttcatACAAAGAGCGTAAACTAGAGAGAATCAATAGAGACACGAATGAACACATTTGTCAGCTGTCAGAGATGTGTGTTCTGTCACCGAGTGTTGTCGTTTTCACCTGACAGGCTGCAATTTGGTTAGGATTGCAACTTGACATCTGCCATTTCGAAAGATATACATTGTACATCTCTGTCATTCCATCACACTCCACACGCTCATATTTGCTTATGACTACAATAACACGCACAAACTTAATTTGTAGATCTGCATTAGTAGGGAAAATTATTTAGGGTTCTCAAATTAGAGCTGTttgattatacatttaaaaaatagtatattttgaatGGTGACAATACCATATCTTACCTTCCTGTTAAAATCatctaaacaatttatttaaatgttaacgtagaatttgtgaattaatttattatgtttatattaaaagcaGAGCTTTCAATGGCAAAAAGATAGCctagttaaatacatttatatagccACTCATATACTACATATCCCTCCAATTGTGTGGTGatatttgttaatgttacaacTTCAGTGAATCCTGTTACGCGACAGATGATCTGGTGTGATTCTTCCATgtatagaacatatttatttcCGATCTACTTACATCAAAATGAACCCAGATAGGTATAATATTACTTGTCAGCTGTGATCGTGTTGTACTcgatatagataaataaaatcgCAAGCATTCATGCACAATACCATCATGTACAATAACATATTCTAAACACAAGATAAGAtgattctaaaaatattacttaaattctAAGCATACTACATAAGCATATATATGACGCACGCtttgattatttataatgacGGCTGAATCtatacagtttaaataattagaataacAAGAAGTTATGGGTTAAACTATGTCGATCAACTATCAATGTCTGGTCCTACTTTGAAGACTAAGGTAGCGCTTAGTTTTACGCCCACGCTTCTGAGACAGAATGTTTATTCGTAGAAATTTTGATAAAACCACTTCAGTGCTTATAATAACCATGCGTTTTAACACGGATGGTTTGACATTGTTACTTTCCCTCAGACTTCCATTTTGACCTTTACCAATATTGTTTACCGCTTTCATCGGTTTCACaggacaaattaaataaaacgtataaataaaaacgaaaattaaGGTTTCGTCCTTACACAACTAAAAATGGCTGATCATTCCCAGACAATAGACAATTAGGATGTCTCCGTTTGAAGCGATGAAGAAATCCAATTACCCATAATAGGATTCTAGTAAGACAATATGAATTCGATGTCCCAATTGTggctttaataattaaataacacttATTTGGGAAGAAGGGATGTAAGGTATGGAGAAAGGAAAGCTAAATTAAAATGGCGTCaaactgttcaaatatttatCTAATGAATTGGCATCAGCGAAACATGGTGGTGcagtataaaataagaaaataaaaaaagaataaaaaaccacTTAGATATGGCCTTGGTAAAGATGTAACATAATATGTTTCAACGTatgcattaacatttttattgaaagcTTAACACTAACTTATAtcgatttatattattttaatctattacataatataaatatttacagtagaacctcggttaaccgaggtaatTGGGACCGAGGGTACCTCGGATACGGCGAACCTCGGATAACACGGAACGTAACCTAAAAATCGTTACCGGGGCTAAAAATAGCTCAAGATATactaaaacatgaacaaaagttattaactgaactgttgtttagtttattagtacaagaaatgttattagtaCGCAATAAAACGTGAGAGGAAACGGTTAACACTCACAatactaaacactgttttaatataaaacactcaATTTATTGCACAACTGAATACGTATGATATAGGCTACACAATGTAGCTACAGAAGTTtagttacagtacagtattcctgttttacaaaattaaatcaaagaaatgaaaattaatttactgtacattgtacaaaaataaacaaagtaagctaatcttttttcccaaagaaatcagttattgttttttgacttAGATTAGAGGATCTTAGGCTAGCCGCCCTGTTGCGCCAGCGTCGCAGCCAAACTAAATCGTTTGTTGTTGCGGTTTCTTGTTGTTCAATGTATGCCAGTGCTCCCTCGATCGTTCTTAGACCTTCTGTATGTGATATTTTCTCAGTCGCCCCATCAGGTTCAtcgctgtaaaaaaaacttttgttttacgtaaccgtaacgcaatcaaaaggcagcagttggaattggtatgaaattagttttggattgatgaatgggcaacatttaactaaagtgtaaacaaatatactgtagttgtgttaaaaaattgatgttggattatgttttttatgttaaaatttttgcataaataaaaaatcaaaaacttacttGTCATCATCTTCTGGTTGGTTGAGCATCTGGATAATCACGTCATCAGTTAGGGCCTGATCCTCATCTCCATTGATCCATTCACTGATGTCCTCTGCACTGATGGGCTCAGCCACTGGAAGGTGGTTACAAAGATTCACAAGCTCTTCATTTTCAGGAGGACATGCTCTTGGCTGGTTTTCAGGAGCAGCTGTCTCTTGGCGGCTTGCCTTTTCAATTCCGAAAAGTTTGCGCCATGACCTTCTTATAGTGTCCTCCCTAACGTTATCCCAAAGCTTCTGACACCCAGTAGACAACATCTTTCATTGTGATTAACTTGAGAGCATCAGTGACACCCAGCCCGTCCTCTAGCTTCTCCAGTAGATTTCTAAGCAGCCTCTTTTTGTAGTTTCGCTTAAAAGTTTCTAGAACTCCCTGGTCTAGAGGCTGGATGAGGGCAGTAACGTTTGGAGGGCAAAAATAAGGGCTCTAATGCCATCGCTGACTAGCTCATCAGCATCTGGATGGGACGAAGCGTTGTCAAGAATAAGAAGGGCCTTGCGAGGGAGTTTTTTGTTCTCCAAGAAAGCTTCAACGACTGGAACGAattcctcaaaaaaccattgtttgaaaatccgcgagtccatccatgcgtttttctggtttgtgtatgtgctgggaaatgtgtccacattagtatttttaaaagcacgtggcttttttatacttgcctattacaactggtttgagtttcaaacttcctgcagcattggcacatcctaaaactgtaactcgatctttagatttcttatacccaggagctgatgtttcctgctgactggctaaagtttttgagggcaacattctgaagttaaggcctgtctcatcacagttgaatatttgatcggatgtaagaccctcactcaaaatcaattttcttattttttcttcaaaaactgtcaCATCAGTTTCATTACCTGAAAGTTTTTCCCCAGATATATTAAGTTGCCGCACTCCATAACGGTTCTTCCATCGCATTAACCACCCGGAACTAGCGGTAAAAGGTTCATCGCCATCGCCAAAAGATTTATGGAAATCTAGCGCTTTTGCCTGCAAAATAGGCCCACTTATTGGACTTCCCTTGCTCTCATTTCCGAAAACCATAAGAATAAAGCCTCGGAAGTTTTTTCATACTcacactttttaaacgtttttctctCTGAAATTGCCAATTGGAATTTAAGCTATGAGCACCCCATTTTTCTAACTCAGCCCCTCTTCCTCTCCAATCTCCGACGGTAACCTCACCAACACCCAAGTCTTTAGCGACTGTTCTTATTGACTCACCATTGTCCAGACGACGAATCGCATTTAGTTTAGTCTCTAAGGACACAACGACACGTTTGCGTTTAGCACtcatttacacctactgtaactgcacttaaacacacaataaaaaaacagtgataagacacttgacttgtaaaagtaaacaaaggacTGCCAACTGAGACGAAATGGCGTCTTCGGGCAGACCGATGATGCACGAAAAACACATCCGAGCTGAAGCTGTACACCAGGACAGCCCACTAGATGCGCAATAAGCTACGGAGTCGAATCGGGGTGGTGGGGAGAGCGAGTGGCTCAGTCGCGTCTCGGCATTGAAACAGTTCGCATTGGTCCGCGGCGAGCGGTGTCGCGGGTTACAACACCTGCAGCTGCTCTGGCGAGCGGTGTCGGGTGACAGTGGCCGTATGCATTCGGCAAAGATAAGCGCTAAGCTACGCAAATATTTGGCCGAGGAAAACACAACAGTTGccaacaatttactgtacagtGTTTTAACGCATTGCAGGCTAGCGTGCGTATTGCGATAAAAGGAGCACCCAAACGCTCATTACTGTACGTAGTTTGTGcgtgtttcttttgctttttaaataaaaaaaatcgtccgAGGACGGCCTCGGTTAACCGGAGTCTCGGTTAAGCGaggctcggttaaccgaggttctactgtaaaTGCTCCTTAAATAGGTGAAAACCGTGGATAGAGCTCATTATATAAATAAGGAGAAGTGTTTTTCGTAATTTACTGAATTTATTGCGATGTTCTTTCATAGTATACACAGTTTGCTTAGATTCTTGTATTCTACGTTTTCTCtcattaccatcatggttactcataagatcaatatataaattgtaaaatacttgtaACTTCCTGTAACTTCAATGCCCTAtaacatttaaatccaaaatgCAACAAAGTTCTTCCTCGGGCCAAGAGGAATCTACTTGTATTGCTAAGTTTCAAAACTTTAGAACGGTTCTAAGTGTGTTATCGCGTACAAATATACGACCTTAAGAACCTGTCgggtcatttataatataaatggttaatattcgttatattgatttataaagtttttaggAAACCCTGATTGCCTATTAGTACCAAGTGTTGTATTTTGTACTTGATTACCCAACTATTTGTAAAAGGACAATGTAAACTACTACTTGGtacaaaaaaatactgtttatttgcCGTAGTTTTGTAATGGCTAGATATGAAAGAACTTTGTTATTCAGTTAAATGTTATTCTGTTCTGTATGACCTTTAAATTATTGTGGTATGAATCCATCATACTATTAAAACTTTTGGGTTACgggcatttttatattttcaaaaaattacatcttacagttttagacaaatttttttaaatacagtcatgcataatttaaaactttgtaagttatgaagagataaaaaagttgtaatttcCTATCACGGATTtggtaataaaaaagtaactgtTTTTCTATATGCTTTAAACCACCACTTTGAAACGAATATAGAGAGCATTTTATTTTAGAGAGAGAGAATTTCTTGGCCAAAACATTTAGGActcaaagacctttaaaattatgtataacatgACATGTGTTTGCGTTTGAAAGATTTGAAATTCGAAGATGGGGCATTCTGTTTATGGGACATCCTGTATTTTTACAgagttgaaattatttaaagaaattcttTACCGTCTAATTATTGGGAAATtcgtttaatataaatatctgcAATTAACTATTTGACAACGAGGCATTTGATATGAGTGGGCAGTGGCACTCTGTATAAAGAACGATTCCTTATGTtacgttcaaaattatttgatttatccTTATCATTAGTTTTCAACTTGTTAAgcttgtatatataaataaataaagtaagaacAATCTTAGTACATACATGTGATTAAAACAATACGGTATgcccttaacatttttaaaataatttaagaaaacgaTTACTCGAAATGTCTTTGTTCTGGACTTTTGTTCAAGTCAAGAAGAGGAGGCAGGGggagaattaaataaaatgactTATGCATGCtattttgtttataagtttaaatgttaaaaaaactcaccctCCAATCATGTTATCATGTTATTTCATgaagtaaaatgaaaatttactctaaataaattatggttttacaGGTTTACATCtgtgtttttcaatattttgggTAAATCTTCACAAAAACCTAACATGAAACAAATACCCCAACGAATCAAACACGGATGGTATCTTCATTTTagtattaagtataaaacaaCCAAGAAAACGTATTTATAGTTTGATACTTGATTTGATACATATGatagtttttaagaaaactaCACATACATCATCTTACTTTACAAAGCAAAGAATTAAAGTAAGGAATATTTTCAGCGATAACGCTCCAGACATCCAGGGTTTTGAGACATCCTGTGTATAGAATACAATGTGCAGTCAGCGGCAGGGGTCCCACTGCACCACTGCAGTCGGAGGAACGTACAGTACTCTCCTTGAAATGACGTGACATACGTGCCAGACTCCCCCGCTATCACTCCACTGTGCAGGGCTGGCCGCAATATTAAAACTCAGGGAAGCGTGAAGGCAGCTGCTGAATTATTTACCTGCTCCAATACCTCCCTTTCAAACTGCTACATGACAAATGTTTAAATGACATATTCTAAATATACGGACATTCATTTAAGTACGACAATCTAATGTAAGCCACTTGCTGAAATGAATTACTCTTAAGTTTTATTTGCCTAAAACCGATATACAAAactagaaaaatgttaaattactaaataatctacaaacaaaatattctagcttaataaatatgttaaataagtaTTAACATATGCTTcggattagttttttttatattacagcttttattttgccaaaatactccatttacatttacatatatatatatatatatatatatatatatatatatatatatatatatatataatatttaaatttaaaaacacctcAGTGACAGCAAAACATCCAAGAGCCTACTAAGAATTATTTTTCACAAGGACTAATAGTTTTTATTCTGAACTGATGAGATTTTCTTACCCTTAAGCTATAGAGGGCCGTATCAGAAAAGTTTATGGAACTTGTCAATTCTGTGTAGTGGTAAATATagcaaaatatcttttttattgcTTACTCTTATGGTttttaccaagttttattttgtactatattaaatatgtatatatattaaaatccaaCTACTGTACCTAAAGTGttagtaaatgttttagaaaCGCAAAAATACAAACTCAAAGAAGATGGGAGGTGGTCGAAAGTGTCCTTGAAAAGAGAGAGTAGGATATAGAATGATATATTGAACAAACTCAATTTGTTGAAAATCGCATCTGAGAACAATCAAAGTAAGTTATCTCCATACTTTCCTCGATATCAACCTTTATAGTCTGTTGGTCCTTCACAGTATCTGTTTTGTtaaccttaaatacttttttttacattttgctaAACTTAAATGTGGACGTGCGTtttgtcaaaaaatttattttccactaATTGAAATTAACTTGCATATAATAATATGCTATTTGGTTGTTTTTCTATATtgtaagaaatttgtaaaattacatttgattaaatattgaGGATACGAATGAGTATATGTGTAGTAGTTTTGAGGTCTAGGTATCCGATTACTTTTACATGAATTAGTTGAGAcactattcatatttttatttattctactaataAGTTGTCTCATCTtagcaaacatatatttttcctttCACACTACGTTGAAATATTGcctatacaaaattgtattgcatAAGCAATGTGATCCGGAAATTTTGATAATAGTAGttgataattttagtaatattatcgGCTACATCAACTAAGAGGAACTAAGAGTAGGAATATCAGGGGTTTCTTTCTTTTGGAACAGCAGTTGTGAAAATAGCTATCTACTCTACAGACCAAGTCTGGTGAGGGAAGTATGATGATGGATATGTTACACACCCTCTGAGTTGACCAACTGGGTCATGTTATTGCTTCTTGCATCTCAGTTCGGGACTTCACATCAAATCTTTCTGTTTCTTTCGTATAAGGCAGTATATGATGAGATTGtctaactttaatttatttttcattggtacTGTTATTTGTAATATCGGAAATACGTCTCATTTGTTATATCAAAGCATGCATACTTTATTCAGAAATTAACTAGGGTATCTAGGTGTTTCTAAAAAACTTAGGAAGTCAGTATCAACTCAGAAGAACTCAGGAAGTCATGTAATACATCAGTATGTTAGGGTAATTAATGTGCCATTGCTTCTTATTCTTCAGCAGGGCCGGATCCAGGGAGGGGCAGGGGGGGCATGTGACCCGGGCGCCGAGTTAGGGGGGGCGCTGCGCCGGGCGCCAAATGATGGGATGAGGccaccataaaaaaaacattttaccatttctactgtcaagtgtcaatagcacaatatagtctacgtacatacaactttcttacttcagtaaactatatttgcgcaaaccaaaagaacataggccctagtaagaaatatctttaaagcggcagggtattttcataactaaggcTGTGGGTTGGCAACATTGTCTACGGCTTGACTAGGACTAGAAAGCGCAAGCGCAAGTCTCCCGGTCCCGCCCCTGACTAGTGACTCGTGAGTGTTCCCGCTTGACGTgagcgtgaacttttgatgagttttaggttagatttcatgtcgcagttgtatgaatattctacctgtgacctaacatagatcaacatgtcgaaaaaaccatcagggtgtttccacagaaagaaagctaaagcaagacaacaagaggccgcgaaatcgtcaactttaatgtcatcatggttgcaaaaatatcaaggaccaaggtaactaattttttgttgtattttaatttgttgagaTTCATTTTGAGTTACAAAAACAGTTATAGGCTATAGCGGCATAAAAAcaacaaacttcagttttaatgttaaaaattagtggttatagatcattaattgtaaaatatagttttagttttatagatattttatagattcgttgCCTGAATGAAAATCCTCTCCCGTTCACATTCGTTGGCCGACGCCCACCACACCTTGCgtagcataaacacatttaaatattcagaactaaatacaataaaaaacatatacataaaatgcttctttcacttactttctatgctattattaacgatagttttaatacggtaacatacgtaggagagtgaatgtgagtacaattttaattttaatgaccctggaacttggccaactcagcttagtgacaaacaaagatgttacatcatacaaaggagatgtgaaaacgatgatcataatcctgatttgagtaaaagcggtagggagggccgaaaccttacaaaagattggttttacaaaattttgaaaaaatggttCAAAGGTCAAAAGATCTTATTTGGCTTACAGCGAGACAATGAATGCTTTGTCCTGTGTTCCATGCAGCGCTTTTTCGTCATTTGAACACAGAACATGAATCAaacaatttcgtttttagcaagaaaggaggattcacaaattggaaaaaactcagtgacaaattgccagaacatgaaaaactcccagtaccataagaaaacctttgtttcatggaaaagcattagaaacgtcacttggtataaaggagggatcgacaaggagttgcaaggatcagataaaaaaggaggaatcccactggagagaagtactacgctgtatactagatgctgtcttatttttggcaaaacagggtagtgcattcagagggacaaacgaaacttgtaacttttgcagatccaaatagtggaaaatttctcacaacactatagatttaatttcccactataatgagaccttgcgtgagcatattggtcgccataagaaagggcaagctcagctatttttctcccacacagtacaagatgagtttcttgatctcattgcaaatgcaattagagaagacataattcaggacataaaaaaagctaaatattttttcatttggattttcgactgtacccctgatgtaagtaaaaatgaacaaatgactgaagtcattcgttacattaaatatactgacgaagggccagaggtatgtgaaagctttttagattttttttactgtgagtgGAAAAAACAGGCGAGGGGCTCTTTGAAAGCATTGCTAAAAAAGCATCAAAGAAGATGGTctagacttgatgttttgcaggggccagtcgtatgacaacggagcaaacatggcttgggaaatacaagggtgtccagtcaaggattgtgcaagagaacaaactggcctactttatcccatgctcagcccattccttaaatttagttggggttcattcagcagaggcctgtgttgaagcacaatcgtattttggtattataaaacatcctctacaacttctttcatggctctacatcaaggtgggaagtttttaaaacaacatgttcccctttcgttaaaatcagaaagtaaaacaagatggtcagcaaggattgattctgtggaggttatttataaaacatatggacaaagtgctctcttctcttgaagacttaacttacccatgagttctcatctcctgaaacaagagctgaagctaaaatcgctacttaaaaacatgaaaaggtttGAATATGTTATGACATGCGTTTGGTATTCAGTCCTCAaagaaaattgatagagttagcaagtttctacaaagagaggacacaacagtagacaatgctgcaggcaagaaacatacaaggtcttctaaatgtattatcttcaactagggatttaactgtttcagaggcaattgatgaggcaacatttttagctcataatatgggcataacagcagagttacaaggaaacaagaaagagaaagaaaaagaaaatgacaggagacacacatgaagatgatgggccacattttactgaagaagaagaagagcttttcaaaagatcactttttcaaatatgtgatagaattattagtgagctaactaacagatatgatgcgttaaaaatcgttgctgataagtttaattttttgtgtg
The Homalodisca vitripennis isolate AUS2020 chromosome 1, UT_GWSS_2.1, whole genome shotgun sequence DNA segment above includes these coding regions:
- the LOC124364805 gene encoding uncharacterized protein LOC124364805 — encoded protein: MGSYCTLLPPSLAALPHCCNAGARIHDIMNPGSTPPESDRSSEVLIAGIKRSGIRQQQKVFHETRPTPLYEGEATAGRDDCRVPRLLTNFLSKTPEPHAAVVPAPVAALGESAARQQHITYAEAKLWDNVREDTIRRSWRKLFGIEKASRQETAAPENQPRACPPENEELVNLCNHLPVAEPISAEDISEWINGDEDQALTDDVIIQMLNQPEDDDNDEPDGATEKISHTEGLRTIEGALAYIEQQETATTNDLVWLRRWRNRAASLRSSNLSQKTITDFFGKKD